The following coding sequences lie in one Zingiber officinale cultivar Zhangliang chromosome 2B, Zo_v1.1, whole genome shotgun sequence genomic window:
- the LOC122045833 gene encoding ethylene-responsive transcription factor CRF4-like: MSAMEEDKMIKRRIRKKQVRRSDSTSLLDAKNSAKRVRVVFDDPEVTESSEDEAIAPKRKRAIYEFPVPVPSSFHAGRLLEGGRRHRNTPDKVLPKAKVKAANTASASRFKGVRQRPWGKWAAEIRNPCGVRIWLGTFDTAEAAAAAYAAAAVRFRAEKESPSVAAASSALRLQSEKENLSVTASSSASVNVPVKEPPSPSSVLDVSSSSHSTPGKLAAEEPEQEMSFADLFKALPLEAELVLGPDDLFFTNQMDYDLSLNDLAGIEDIHATDNEIHNWLDFDL; the protein is encoded by the coding sequence ATGAGTGCGATGGAAGAAGATAAAATGATTAAGAGGAGGATAAGGAAGAAGCAAGTTCGCCGATCTGATTCCACTTCGCTGCTGGATGCCAAAAACTCGGCGAAAAGAGTCCGCGTCGTGTTCGATGATCCTGAAGTGACCGAATCGAGCGAGGACGAAGCAATCGCCCCCAAGAGGAAGAGGGCGATTTACGAATTCCCTGTTCCGGTGCCTTCATCTTTCCACGCCGGCCGTCTGCTTGAGGGAGGCAGGAGGCACCGCAATACCCCTGACAAAGTCCTGCCCAAGGCGAAGGTCAAAGCGGCAAACACTGCGTCCGCTTCCAGGTTTAAAGGCGTCAGGCAACGGCCGTGGGGGAAATGGGCGGCGGAGATCCGCAACCCCTGCGGCGTCAGGATCTGGCTTGGCACCTTCGACACCGCGGAGGCTGCGGCCGCCGCATACGCAGCCGCCGCCGTCCGCTTCAGAGCTGAAAAGGAGAGCCCCTCCGTAGCCGCCGCTTCATCCGCCCTCCGCCTACAATCCGAGAAGGAGAACCTGTCTGTCACCGCCTCATCCTCTGCCTCAGTCAACGTTCCAGTCAAGGAGCCACCATCCCCCTCCTCCGTCCTCGACGTCTCCTCCTCCAGCCACAGCACTCCGGGGAAACTCGCCGCCGAGGAGCCGGAGCAGGAGATGTCCTTTGCGGATCTCTTCAAAGCGTTGCCTTTGGAAGCGGAGCTCGTACTGGGCCCTGACGACCTTTTCTTCACGAACCAAATGGACTACGATCTTTCCTTGAACGACCTCGCCGGCATCGAAGACATCCACGCCACCGATAATGAGATCCACAACTGGCTGGACTTCGACCTCTAA